One Rosa chinensis cultivar Old Blush chromosome 5, RchiOBHm-V2, whole genome shotgun sequence genomic region harbors:
- the LOC112167431 gene encoding uncharacterized protein LOC112167431 isoform X2 — protein sequence MQELNWSSDPIRSLQLGLVLKASCFGWSPLRFKGVRWDSIISLNFNIFSQGSEVYARRRFSLKLKGKENDVEENAEISKNVQFRAIQPCPSILSYVEDNLLGHRRLIELKRPGYNTELSAPLDNTPFSISSERVLRKMKVKCWEIVTTYCTHQKLGCCTNIR from the exons ATGCAAGAACTGAACTGGAGCAGTGATCCAATTCGCAGTTTACAGTTGGGTCTGGTTTTAAAGGCTTCGTGCTTTGGGTGGTCGCCGTTGAGGTTCAAAGGAGTCCG GTGGGATTCAATCATCAGCTTGAATTTCAATATCTTCAGCCAGGGCTCTGAAGTGTATGCCAGACGAAGATTTTCCTT AAAACTTAAAGGAAAGGAAAACGATGTTGAGGAAAACGCTGAGATATCAAAGAACGTACAATTTCGTGCAATCCAACCATGTCCGTCAATCCTCTCCTATGTCGAAGATAAT TTGTTGGGTCATAGACGCTTGATTGAACTGAAGAGGCCAGGCTACAACACTGAGCTTTCTGCACCATTGGATAATACTCCTTTCTCTATCAGCTCCGAAAGAGTTTTGAGGAAAAT GAAGGTCAAATGTTGGGAAATCGTCACTACTTACTGCACTCACCAGAAATTGGGATGTTGCACGAACATCAGATAA
- the LOC112167431 gene encoding uncharacterized protein LOC112167431 isoform X1: MRRTTVDLLHVLVTSGVLMRVLLRLNGFLPRREVQKFNNFGNEKNNSRFPSRPCSKWGSDGLANASETKRFSPKVRSAKVYNETKFKEADNFGNIKSSSRSTSRPRSTWGSDKQCSETKRFSSKVRSAKVYNETKFKEADNFGNIKSSSRSTLRPRSTWGSDKQCSETKRFSPKVRSEKRSNKTKVKDDDKMESITTDDGRSASLKKHNQIKPDLQKSPNISLPNTVKKKARNKNISDEGSEVLDGQPKNKKQMRLDPYDISNKRLDDNIATNENLKERKTMLRKTLRYQRTYNFVQSNHVRQSSPMSKIICWVIDA, translated from the exons ATGAGAAGAACTACAGTAGATCTCCTTCATGTCCTCGTTACAAGCGGGGTTCTAATGAGAGTGCTTCTGAGACTAAACGGTTTTCTCCCAAGGAGAGAAGTGCAAAAGTTTAATAACTTCGGCAATGAAAAGAATAATAGTAGGTTTCCTTCTCGTCCCTGTTCTAAGTGGGGTTCTGATGGATTAGCGAATGCTTCTGAAACTAAACGTTTTTCTCCCAAGGTTAGAAGTGCAAAAGTTTACAATGAAACAAAATTTAAGGAGGCTGATAATTTTGGTAATATTAAGAGTAGCAGTAGATCTACTTCGCGTCCTCGCTCTACATGGGGTTCTGATAAGCAATGTTCTGAAACTAAACGTTTTTCTTCCAAGGTTAGAAGTGCAAAAGTTTACAATGAAACAAAATTTAAGGAGGCTGATAATTTTGGTAATATTAAGAGTAGCAGTAGATCTACTTTGCGTCCTCGCTCTACATGGGGTTCTGATAAGCAATGTTCTGAAACTAAACGTTTTTCTCCTAAGGTTAGAAGTGAGAAACGTTCCAATAAAACCAAAGTTAAGGATGatgataagatggaatccattaCAACTGATGATGGTCGGAGTGCTTCACTGAAGAAACATAACCAAATAAAACCAGACTTGCAAAAATCCCCAAATATATCTCTTCCAAATACTGTGAAGAAAAAAGCACGGAACAAGAATATCTCGGATGAAGGATCAGAGGTGCTAGATGGTCAGCCAAAGAACAAGAAGCAAATGCGACTAGATCCATACGACATTTCAAATAAACGTCTTGATGATAATATTGCTACAAATG AAAACTTAAAGGAAAGGAAAACGATGTTGAGGAAAACGCTGAGATATCAAAGAACGTACAATTTCGTGCAATCCAACCATGTCCGTCAATCCTCTCCTATGTCGAAGATAAT TTGTTGGGTCATAGACGCTTGA
- the LOC112164722 gene encoding CBL-interacting serine/threonine-protein kinase 11, whose protein sequence is MSETEQQQQQVVLRIPDNALFGKYELGKLLGCGAFAKVYHARNVFTGQSVAVKVINKKKLNGTSLVSNVKREISIMRRLRHPNIVKLYEVMASKSKIYFILEFVKGGELFAKVSKGRFSENLSRKYFQQLISAVGYCHSRGVYHRDLKPENLLVDENGNLKVSDFGLSAVTGQIQPDGLLHTLCGTPAYVAPEILTKKGYDGAKVDIWSCGIILYVLNAGYLPFNDPNLMAMYKKIYKGEFRCPKWMSPDLKRFLGRILDTNPMTRITVDEILNDPWFRGGGEYKEISFYDEDCDKGEEEQKAITSLNAFDIISFSAGLDLSGLFESSNPVQDSERIVSSESVETMVGRVEEFAKQEKLRVRKKKNWGMEMEGQNGNLVVGVEVFRLTESLVVVEAKRTGGDSGPFDDTWKKLRSRLILGREEAVEDQSLIASSSTSSSASSSAVQLIE, encoded by the coding sequence ATGTCAGAGACcgaacagcagcagcagcaagtaGTGCTCCGAATCCCCGACAATGCCCTCTTCGGGAAATACGAGCTCGGCAAGCTTCTCGGCTGCGGCGCGTTCGCGAAGGTGTACCACGCGCGAAATGTGTTCACCGGGCAGAGCGTGGCCGTGAAGGTGATCAACAAGAAGAAGCTGAACGGAACCAGCCTCGTGTCGAACGTGAAGCGCGAGATTTCGATCATGCGGCGGCTCCGCCACCCCAATATCGTCAAGCTATATGAGGTCATGGCTTCCAAGAGCAAGATCTACTTCATCTTGGAGTTCGTCAAGGGAGGCGAGCTTTTTGCTAAAGTTTCAAAAGGGCGGTTCTCGGAGAATCTCAGCCGCAAATACTTCCAGCAGCTGATCTCCGCCGTCGGGTACTGCCACTCTAGAGGAGTCTACCACCGCGATCTGAAGCCGGAGAATTTACTGGTAGACGAGAACGGGAATTTGAAAGTTTCGGACTTTGGACTCAGCGCGGTCACGGGCCAGATCCAACCCGACGGGCTCCTCCACACGCTTTGTGGGACCCCGGCTTACGTTGCGCCGGAGATTCTGACCAAGAAAGGCTACGACGGAGCCAAGGTGGACATTTGGTCCTGCGGTATTATTCTTTATGTATTGAACGCCGGGTATTTGCCGTTTAACGACCCGAATCTGATGGCTATGTACAAGAAGATTTACAAAGGCGAGTTCCGGTGCCCGAAGTGGATGTCGCCAGACCTGAAGCGGTTCTTGGGTCGGATTTTGGATACCAACCCGATGACCCGGATCACCGTCGATGAGATCCTGAACGACCCGTGGTTCAGAGGCGGCGGCGAGTACAAGGAGATCAGTTTCTACGACGAAGATTGCGATAAAGGCGAGGAGGAGCAGAAGGCCATTACGAGCTTGAACGCTTTCGATATCATTTCGTTCTCGGCGGGTCTGGATCTTTCCGGGTTGTTCGAATCGAGTAACCCGGTCCAGGATTCGGAGCGGATCGTGTCGTCGGAGTCGGTGGAGACAATGGTGGGGAGAGTCGAGGAGTTCGCTAAACAAGAGAAATTAAgagtgaggaagaagaagaattggggAATGGAGATGGAAGGGCAGAATGGTAATTTGGTGGTTGGAGTCGAGGTGTTCCGGTTGACGGAGAGTCTGGTGGTTGTGGAGGCCAAGAGAACGGGCGGGGATTCTGGGCCTTTCGACGACACGTGGAAGAAGCTCAGGTCCCGCCTGATTTTGGGCCGCGAAGAAGCAGTCGAAGACCAATCTttaattgcttcttcttctacatcttcTTCGGCTTCTTCTTCAGCTGTACAGTTGATCGAGTGA
- the LOC112165951 gene encoding uncharacterized protein LOC112165951, with translation MAAGVRNPILSTMKLITYVPHRTNEIFRSTRQTSILLPQMKLLTLPLSHPCSSNPTLLRFRFKPQSSLQYPNLTPPKPQSQATPKPRVVIIGAGLAGLAAATHLNSQNIPFLLLEASDDVGGRVRTDVVDGFLLDRGFQILITAYPEAQKLLDYQALDLQTFYSGARIYYNGQFHTVADPLRNFWDSIKSLANPIGSVSDKLLIGLTRLRVLTKSDEEIFASSEVSTMELLRKTGFSDSIIARFFQPFFGGVFFDKELETTSRLFDFIFKCLALGDNTLPSKGIGTIPKQLAAKLPSDSILFNSKVLSIDFEGEAPIVRLESGEELSSELGVIVAVEQPEADKLLAGKVYEPVQRKPARSTVCLYFSTERANIPVQDPVLFLNGSGKGIVNNMFFATNVAPSYGPTGKALVSISLVGDLESVSDEDLTVQVVRELSDWFEGAMVGSWKHLRTYRIKFAQPNQSPPLDSTRDSRVKSGVYECGDHVTTATFDGALVSGRRAVEALLRDNALNRVL, from the coding sequence atggCTGCAGGTGTTCGTAACCCTATCCTTTCGACAATGAAGTTGATAACCTATGTCCCACATCGCACAAATGAAATTTTCCGATCAACCAGACAAACCTCCATCCTTCTTCCCCAAATGAAACTCCtcactcttcctctctctcatccctgTTCTTCAAACCCCACCCTCCTCCGCTTCAGATTCAAACCCCAATCATCTCTACAGTACCCAAATCTCACTCCCCCTAAACCCCAATCCCAAGCAACCCCAAAACCACGTGTCGTCATCATAGGCGCCGGCCTCGCCGGCCTAGCCGCAGCCACCCACCTCAACTCCCAAAACATCCCCTTCCTCCTTCTCGAAGCTTCCGATGACGTCGGCGGTCGTGTCCGAACCGACGTCGTCGACGGCTTTCTTCTCGACCGCGGATTTCAAATCCTCATTACGGCATACCCCGAAGCTCAGAAGCTTCTCGATTACCAAGCCCTCGATCTTCAAACATTCTACTCCGGCGCTCGAATCTACTATAACGGCCAGTTTCACACCGTAGCCGATCCTCTACGCAATTTCTGGGACTCCATAAAGTCCTTAGCAAACCCAATCGGATCAGTTTCTGATAAATTGCTTATCGGATTGACGAGACTCCGGGTCTTGACCAAATCCGATGAAGAGATATTTGCTTCCAGTGAAGTCTCCACGATGGAGTTGTTGAGGAAAACCGGCTTTTCGGATTCGATTATCGCCCGATTCTTTCAGCCGTTTTTCGGGGGAGTTTTCTTCGACAAGGAGCTCGAGACAACTTCTAGATTGTTCGATTTCATCTTCAAGTGTCTTGCTTTAGGCGACAACACTCTTCCTTCCAAAGGCATTGGCACCATTCCTAAACAATTGGCGGCAAAGTTGCCATCGGATTCGATCCTCTTCAATTCGAAGGTCCTTTCGATTGATTTCGAAGGGGAGGCGCCGATTGTGAGGTTGGAGAGTGGAGAGGAATTGAGTAGTGAGCTAGGAGTGATAGTGGCAGTGGAGCAACCAGAAGCGGATAAGCTTTTGGCGGGAAAGGTGTATGAACCGGTCCAAAGGAAACCGGCTCGGAGTACTGTTTGTTTATATTTCTCAACCGAACGGGCCAATATTCCGGTTCAAGACCCGGTTTTGTTTCTCAACGGTTCAGGTAAGGGGATTGTGAATAATATGTTCTTTGCAACAAATGTGGCTCCGTCTTATGGGCCAACTGGTAAGGCTTTGGTGTCAATATCCCTGGTCGGAGACTTAGAGAGTGTGAGTGATGAGGATTTGACGGTTCAAGTTGTTCGTGAGCTCTCGGATTGGTTTGAGGGAGCAATGGTAGGATCTTGGAAGCATCTAAGAACGTACCGAATCAAATTTGCACAACCAAATCAATCTCCGCCCCTTGATTCAACTAGAGATTCTCGAGTTAAGTCGGGTGTTTACGAATGCGGTGACCATGTGACCACGGCCACATTTGATGGTGCTTTGGTTTCAGGAAGAAGAGCGGTAGAAGCTTTACTCAGAGACAATGCCTTGAATAGAGTACTTTAG